TTCCTTTGCGCTCTTCGGTGTCTTTCCAGTTGTAGTGTTGAATATAGTCGAGACCGGTTTGGCTGCCCAACAAGATATGATCGGGGTAGAGTTCAAAGAGCGATCGCGGCCTAATCCCTTGTACGATTAATTGTCCCTGTTCGTCCCTAGATCCGTAAATATACCATCCCCGATCCCCCGCAGGAGACTTCTCGATGCCTTCAGGAGTGGATAACCAGCGGCCATTATTATCTAGAGGCTGTTGGGGAATACGGACTGTTCCTTCTGGGCCGTTAAATTCTCCAGTTTCTGAATTGTAGTGTTGAACTCTATACCACTGCGTCCGACAAGGTTTATTCTCTGCACAGGTTGAGGGAAGGGGTTCTAGAATTTTTACTAACCCGTAAAAGCGTCCCGTGACTTGGATGGGTTCTAGAGCTGTTTGTAAAATTGCCGAGTTGGGACTGTTGGGAATGAACTTAACTTCATTTAAACGGACAATTAGATCGTCTTGGGGACGTGCTCCAGCAAGGGACTGGAGGGGCCCAACTTGGGTGCGACCCTGAAGACGGGTGGGGATAACATTGCCTTGATTATAGTTTTCTAGGGCGCGATCGCTCAAGTTAACATCTGTAGTCACGATGTTGACATACTCAGCAATCCGGGGAGTATCCTGCCATTCTAAGCGCACGGTTTTTCCTTGCCAAGCCTTAGCTTGTGGTGGCGTATGATACAGCTCTATCCAAGCCCAATCCGCAATAGACGAATCGGGAATAACGGTTTCCAATTCTTCAGTAGAGGGTAAAATCAACCGCCCTAACCATTCTCCTGTGCTGCGATAGTAGGGAGCAGTAATGGGTTGCACTGTAGGATAGAGCCCAACCTGATTAAACGGTGCTTCGAGACTGAGGGAATAACTGGAGCGTTGCGTTGTTTGAGAGGAGGCAGTAAGAGCAACTAGAGCCACTGCTATTATACTCAAAAGTGCCCGACCCATCCATCGTCTTATGTGTGTTGTTTTGCGCTGACCCATTGGCGATCGCCTACCTTTCCACATCGTTGTCCCTTATCATAGGCAATATAGGAGTTCTAAAACCAGAGCGTTTATGAGTGAAGTATCTCCATCCATAGAACTATATATGGGCGATCAAGGCCAGTTAGTCATTCCTGCACCCTTGCAACAAAAGTTAGGAGTTGAGAGTGGCGATCGCTTGCTTGTTCGTATGGAAGGGGGAAAGTTGGTACTCGAAAAACCAGAAGCGATCAAGCAACGGTTGAAAGCTCGATTTGCCAATGTCCCCCAAAATCGTAGCTTAGTTGATGAGTTGTTAGCAGAGCGGCGTAATGAAACACAAAAGGACGTAATTGAATGACGGTGGTAGTTTTAGATGCTTCAGCTTTATTAGCTTATCTGAAAGGAGAGCCAGGAGAGGATATTGTTGATCGGGTATTAGCAGAATCGGTTATATCCACTGTAAATTGGGCTGAAGTAGTACAAAAGTCGATTGCCGCAGGTGCAGATATAGAGGGGATGCTGTCTGATTTACAGGCTTTAGGATTGAGGATAGAACCGTTTACGGTAGAAGACGCTGACAGAGCAGCAAGATTATGGCAACAAACCAGACAAGTGGGATTATCTCTAGGAGATCGAGCCTGTTTAAGTTTAGGATGGCGTTTGGGAGTTCCTATTTTCACGAGCGATCGCGCTTGGGCTAATCTCAATCTTCCTCTGGATGTGCGAGTCATTCGTTGATATTTGCGCTATTACCATAACATCATGCCACATGTCCCGCCGAGAAAGCTCATCGTTTGGCTAGAAGATAGAACTGCACCATCTTTAACGCCAATTCCAAGCTTGTCGGTCTACTCCTACCAATTATCTCAATTCCAATTCACCTCAATGATTCATTCGCTGGCTTTTTGGATATTCTTGTTGAGTGTATTAATCACTTCCCCTTTACTGATTCGCACCAGTTGATAGACCCCTTGTTGGCCTAAAATTTCATACTGTTGGGGTTCAAATTCCATGCTGGTGAAGTTTTTTAGTTCTCCTAAAATGAGCAAAGTTTCAGGAGTTTCTGGATCTTGGATCAGGTTGCCGAGGGTAACAAGAGATTGTTGAGAATGATGGCCGTAGATGACGGTGTTTTCAGTATAGAAGGTAAGGCTAGGTTTCCAAAAACCGATCATCACCAGGGGTTCGCTCGGTTGTTGGGTTTGGGTGACCGTTTGGGCGAGTTCGCGCAGAGGCAGTTGTCGCTGTTGATCCATGATCTCGGTCATGGGGGTAACGATAAAGATCATAAAGGCTGCAAAAGCGATCGCATTAACCGTCCATAATCCGCGCCACCATTTGCCCAGTAGAACAATAAATAAGACGATCGCCAGAATCGTATAATGCCATGTAAATTGTAAGAGAAAACCCAATTCCTGTAAGATTGTCCCCAAGTTAGGCATGGCGGGGTCGTTGCCTAAGGCAGGAGCAGCGAAAGGGGCAAGGGTTGCTAGGGCTAAACAGAGGATAATATTGGCAATACCGCTCCAGAAAAGTCCAAGGTTGAAGCGTTTCGAGTTGCCAGCTTCCGGTGCGCTCCAAACCAGAGCAAC
This sequence is a window from Roseofilum reptotaenium CS-1145. Protein-coding genes within it:
- a CDS encoding AbrB/MazE/SpoVT family DNA-binding domain-containing protein, producing MSEVSPSIELYMGDQGQLVIPAPLQQKLGVESGDRLLVRMEGGKLVLEKPEAIKQRLKARFANVPQNRSLVDELLAERRNETQKDVIE
- a CDS encoding PIN domain-containing protein, translated to MTVVVLDASALLAYLKGEPGEDIVDRVLAESVISTVNWAEVVQKSIAAGADIEGMLSDLQALGLRIEPFTVEDADRAARLWQQTRQVGLSLGDRACLSLGWRLGVPIFTSDRAWANLNLPLDVRVIR